From Tursiops truncatus isolate mTurTru1 chromosome 13, mTurTru1.mat.Y, whole genome shotgun sequence:
aaagttaaaaaagttttggaaaaagAACGAGGTAaccctctgccttcctctgaaGGAAGATACTTTGAAATCTTAATTCTTTTTGGAATTAAGGCTTCTTCATGCCAATAAAACATGCAGATCATTGGATCTTAGGATTTGCTTTCGCTTTTGCCAGTAAGGCACCTCACAAATGAGTAATTTTGTTCATGTCAAAGTTCCTCTAGTAATTTTGTTCATGTCAAAGTTCCTCTAAATGGTCACTCTGAGTCTAAATTATCCTTGGTGAAATTATGTCATTTAGGTAAATAAGCACACGAATTAGAGTTATAgcataaatacatgtaaaaaccAGGAGTCGACCTGGAGCTGCTGCAGATGGTTTTAGGCTGAGACAAGCCCACGAGATCAGATCCTCAGCACCTGCCACCATCTCCAACTGTGCAGCTCTCTAAATTGCAGCTTCGGGTTGAGGAAAAGTTGTGATAAGAGGTCCCCTGGAAGAAGGCCCCGCGGGGAAGAAGGCCCCGCAGGCAAAACAAGACTGAGGAAAGTTCTTAGAAAGGcttgtctaaaaaaaaaaaaaaaaaaaaaagaatgaagtaaagcTGTATGGACTTACCCACAAAGACCTCCAAAACACTGccaaatggaaaagtaaaaataaaaacttgtaaaaaaaagtataattctgGGCTTccttgatggcgcagtggttgagagtccgcctgccgatgcaggggacacgggttcggtgccccggtctgggaagatcccacatgccgcggagcggctgggcccgtgagccatggccgctgagcctgcgcgtccggagcctgtgctccgcggcgggagaggtcacaacagtgagaggcccacgtaccgcaaaaaaaaaaaaaaaaaaaaaaagtataattccatttacataaaataatgtatgAATTTTTATAAGTGTGAAAAAAAACCCGCCATCATATTTCCAGACTGTGCTGGGCTTTTCCACAGCTCACACACCGGTCTGGACCCACGTCCTTCGCACGgatggggtggaggagagaatCTGAAGAACCTCTCCCTTCCAGAAGTGGCCAACAGACCCCCAGACGGCTGCTGCAGAGCCCGCCGCATCCTTTCCAGGCCCTTCCAGGCCTCCCGTTCCATCTCATATGACCATGAAGCTCTGTGGGTAACTGACCGACCCAGGGACCCTAGGAAGTCGCGAGTGACACATGAAAAGGCCCCCACGTCAGTAGACACGGTGGCAAGTGCGCAGGGGGTCCTAGAGCCTTACATCTCCAGACCGACCCTCCGGAACGCCCTCACGGTGGCTCCTGCCCCCTGTCCAGTGCCTCGTGGAACCCCAGGCAATCCTCCCCACAGCGACCAACTGCAAAGGAGGGtccccagggaggaaggaggcttcCCAGCAGGGCAGGGACTCAAGGTGGACCCGGAGGCCCTTGTAGTACAGCATCCACACAGGGCTCTGCTCTCAGCCCCCGCCTGTCCAACATGGAGCTGTCAACAGCTGAGGACAGAAAGACAGACCACAGCTGATTGGACTGACAGCTCGCAGCCAGGGGCCCGGAAGCCAGCCTACAGCAAGGGACTGGAAGGGGCAGGGGCATGAAGGACAAGAGCCAGCTCCGGTGACTGGAGCAATGGCCACGccaggtggagaggagggagagaaggcaagAGGCGAGCGTGTGCGGCCCCCACACCCGTCGGCTCTCGAGCGAGGCCAGTGTAGTGCGCCAGCCTGGGAAGGGCGGGTCACGTCCTtgggcagagggcacagccaTCGGTAGGGCAGCCtgcccccccccagcccctcgCAGCCCCCGCCTGGGCGGCTGGTGAGCTTCTTCAGTGAGGACCCACAGCGATGAGAAGTCTCACCTGCCCTCACCTCTCAGGGCAGCTCACGCCTGCAGGAACGATCCTCCCCACAACAGCGTGAGGCCCGGGCCAGCTGGCTCTGCAGCAGGCCCCCCCGAGTCCCTGGTCCTTGCCACCCACACCAGGGCAGCTGCGAGGCCCGCTGGCAAAGGGAGCCGTTGCTCTTTATGTCAAAATATAAACAGCCATTTGTGCATTTGTTCAATAACTGATTTCTGagcacccactctgtgccagaCCAGGCCCAGGAGACCCAGCATGCATGTGACAAAGAGCAAACCATGTCAGCGTGAACAATCCTGGCCCTGTCCGAAGTGCTGTGACTGTTTGGGGGGCTCTGGGcaagccaccccccacctccggTGGCAGCTGGACTCAGCGCTCACGAAGCATCAGGCACTGGTCACAGCCACTGCACTCCCTGCCTCCGAGTCGGGGGGCTCTCCCGAGAAATATGTCCTCGTGTGCTGGCACGTCCACGCTCTCAGGGGGTCCTACACTCCCTGAATGCAATTCATGGATAATGCTCACAGCTTCTGTGGAGCATTTGCTTTACATCTTTACACTTTTTAGAACTTGATACCAATCCACTTTCATTCTCATATCTCCACAAAGTACATACACTCTGTTATTATGTccatgtcacagatgaggaaactgaggcaacgAGAAGGCACACAGTGGGCAGCAGAGTGGGGCCAGACCCTGGACAGTGCAGCACTAGGCTTCTTGTTCTCAAACCACCACCCTGGACTCACCTGGATCCAGCAGAAGCTCCAGGGAAGCAACCCCAGACCTTGGCTTTCCTCTCTCCCAGATGGATGCCCAGAAGCCCCAGAACACTCTGGGACCCCGGGTCACCACGCTCCGACCACGGCCCACAGGCCATTCACCCTCCCCTGGACTTGCCCTGCAGAGGCTGACAGGGCCAAGCTTGGAGCCGCAGGACAAGATGTGACTTCTTTCATGAAACATCCCAGGTCAATAACAACATTGCAAGCCCACCCATCACTCTGACTGGCAAACAAACTACCGGTCCAAAATTGGGCTCTTGGGATCACACTGGCCTGCTCCGCAGCCTGGAAGGGGAAGGGGCCGCTCACCAACTCCTCAGCACCCAGACACCAAGCACAGGGACAAGGGAGCAGCCCAGCAGCTGCTGGAGGAAAAGACGTTTAGTGGGCCCCTGCTATCTCCCAGCTCCTAAACGCTGTCACTGACACACTGCACTCAGAGTCAACTACCAGGTATCGCCCTGTGCTCAGTGCCAGGGAGGCAGAGGACAGTGTGAGCTATGGGATCCCCACCGGTGCAGGGCAGCCCAGTCAGTGCTGCTGCTCACGGGTGGGGGGAAGTCAGGCCTGAGAGGGACAGGGAGGGCGGCGATGACAGCAATCTGGGCCAGAGAAGCCACAGAGGCGCACACACATGTGCCAAAGTGCAGCAGCCACACACCCCTCACTCCTGAGACCAGAACCACCAAGTGAAACTCTACCCCTGACTCAGGCTCTGGGGCCAAGCAAGCTTTGGCTGCAGTGCTGCCTTTCCCCTTCGCCACGGTGACACGGCGCCCGCACACAGCATGCAGCAGGCAGGGAGGCATCACTATTCATCTCTGCTCTCAGCACTGGCCAGAGTGATGGGGGGGAAGGGTCACAACATCTTccacttactctcaaatggttcagaaaacaACCATGTGTGCACCTGCATatatacacacgtgcacacgtacacacatgccCTCAGGGCGGGGAGAGTGGGGGTAAGGCAGATGAGGCAATATGCTAACAGGGAGGTCTGGGCAGAGGATGCGCAGGGCTCTTTGCACTAATTTTCTCCCTGCAACTCTTCTGTAAGTATGAAACCATTCCCcagcaaaatatttctttataaaaaaaaaaagaacaattcatTAGCTAGTGAGATTGGAAAGTCTATTATGCTACTTTCCAAGTAAAAAGAATCCAAGTGTTAGGCCCAAAGCCCCATCTGTCACCAGGACAAGCTCGGCAGTGCTGTGGGTTGGGGCTGAGCAGGGGCTCCAAACTCGGGAGGCGCCTGGCAAGCTCCGGGCAGACTCCACTTTCCAGCTCCATCTGTGAGCTTTGGCCACATCTGCTTGTGAAATATTCCCCCTCTTCCTGTTCACTAACCCATGTGCCGCTCCAGAGGCCACAGGCACTGGCTGGCTCACTGAGGATTTGTCAGTTCGGCACAGCCAGCAGGAGGGGTCCCGAGTGGCACAGGGGACAGAACCCTGAACTAGGAGCCAGCCCGCCACACACACCCTGGTCTGtgccccagctctgctgctcctcagctgtgtgacctcatgcACATCACTGGCCTCTCCCAGCCAGCTTCCCAGAAGCACAAGGAAGACAGCGTCCCCTATCAGGCCAAACAGGTGAAAACAAGCTCTTCCAGAACTGCGGCCTCAGCTCACTCAGTGAAGGCAAGTACATGGTGGGGTCATCCTGGATGGAGCTGTGGCCAAAAccatggcaggatttcctttcgTAACTGAAGCTAGAAAAACACGGTTTTAGAACACTTGATGCTGCATTCCCTGAGAATGGGATGCAGATGGAGAAAGGTCACTGTGATGGTATCGCAGTCGGTGGCCCCCAAATGCCCCTCCATGTTTGTCACCCCTCGAAGAGGTCCCCACCCTTTTTTTCTCACCACAGCCCCAGAGTATACAACACACACCACTGTCATTCATGATGCCTGATCACAGCAGGGACCTGAGAAGAGGGCTGGTTCTAGCCCTCAGATCAGAGTATTCAGATGGAAAAAGTTCTGCACCCTCACCTGGAGAACCACTGGGTGGATCAGGGGAACAGAGGTGGCCTGGGGGTCCACAGCTGGTGTTAAGGACAGACAGGGCAGGACATAGACAGCTGGAAGGGAAAGAGCCAAGGGTGCATGATGGCGGACAGACCAGACTTCTAGGACTGAAACCTCATCCCAGCCACCTGGTGTCATGAGTTCTGTTTCAtttcccccatctgtaaaatggaggtagcAACAGTATCTAACCCACAGGGATCACCTGAGTGCCCCTGGCATATAACGCATCCTCAATCAACCAAGATCAAACATGCATTTAAAAGacattgtggggaaaaaaaataaaaataaaaataaataaataaataaaagacattgtggggacttccctggtggcgcagtagttaagaatccgcctgccaatgcaggggacacgggttcgagccctggtctaggaagatcccatatgccgcggagcaactaagcccgtgcgccacaactactgagcctgcgctctagagcccatgagccacaactactgagcccgagtgccacaactactgaagcccacatgcctagagactgtgctccacaatagaagccaccacaatgagaaacccatgcactgcaacgaacactagcccctgcttgccgcaactaaagaaagcccgcgcacagcaacaaagacccaacacagccaaatacataaataaaataaaaaataaaagacattgtgGCAGAAGGTCAAGTTCAGCACTTTCCTGTTGTCCCACTCTGTGAAAGGCCTCACACCCTAGCCTGCATCAGGGGAGCCAAAAGTGCTCCACCTGGCAGAAAGCCTCCTGGGAAGCAGGTCTGCCTGGTTCCCTCCTCACACCCCAGTGTGGGTCTAAGCCAGGACTCTGAGAAAATGCATGCAGACTAAGACCAGAAAAGCCCCCCTCCCAGGCGCCAGCCAGCAGACCCTGCCTGGAAGGACACAGCACATACAGGTACCCAAGGAGAACATCTGACCCAGAGTGAGACCCACCTTGCTGCCCAACCAAAAGCAGGGAGCCAGTTGGAGCCCCCCAGGTTTTGCAGGGCAACTCAAGACACCACCAGGGGCTGCTGCAAAGTTCTGATGTGGGGAGTCATGGAATGAATAGTATAACTTTGCTCCCTCAACCagagccaccccctgccccaactCAGACCTGAGTGTGAGGCCTCCTGAAGTCCCCCCTGCTTTGCAGGGGCACACGGTTAGCCACCTCTGCCACTACCTCAACTCTGCTTCCACACCTGAAGAGCACTCCTACAGGGAGGGTATATTCTCTTCATTTGAGCATCCCTAGTGATGGGCAGGTGGGGAGCCACGCCAAGACACTTTCTGAATTGCTCCTGGCCAGCTGGCAGGATATGTGGACAGATGGAAAAGGAGTTGGGGACATCAGTCACATCCATCCACCCAGGGAGGAGATGCTGGACCCGGAACCAGAGACACCCCAAGAAAGACATGTATGACGTGTGGCTTCACCCCTCAGAGTCCACTGACATAATGTGCAAAATCGGGACCCAGAAGTCAGACGGGATGACTCTCACTTCTCCACAGGTATAAACATGTTTTCTAAAGAACATAATCACAAGAGCCCACAAATCCATTGGCTCTGGTCCCCAAGAGCCCATACAGCACTCTCCTCCACAAGTGCTGGCTTCCGTTCCTACCAGGGCCACCCCACAACCAGTCACCCCACCGTCCAGAGAAGCATCGCTGGACACTCCAGCTGAGTGTGGGCCAGGGTCCTGGCTACCAAGTGGACACTGGGGAGGAGGCAGAGCAGTCCATACAGATGGCAGAGGCAGCAAGAGGTGCAGCGTGCCCAGGCAGGAGCCTGACTGGGGAGGCTGCACACCGCTGTGCTCCCCTGCCTGCTGTACACACCCAGGTCTTAACAGCACCCACACAAGGAGCCCTGGACACTTCTGCCTTCATGGGCCccttccaacatttaaaaaaaaaaaatcaagaaccaCACTTTTCAACTGCACCAATATATAAACGAATGTATTTATATGTGCATGTTAACAGTATTTCCTTCAACTGAAAGTTTAGGGGTTTTTCCTGCTGACtgtaaaagaaaacattcttaCAGTCCACCAAAATCACCTTGGACCCCCGGCCTCCTGTGCCTGACAGATAAATCGGCCCTGCATTTGGGGTCTCGATTTCTCGCTGGAGGAGGAGGTACATCAGAAAGAGATAAGGATCGTCCAGGACCTTCTGCTGCCGCGATCCCAATTCCCCACCACAGGCTTCCTTCAGAAAACGCAAGCCCCCGGGGGCTCCAAAAGCATCTGAGGGTCACAGACCAGGAACACCCCCGGTGCCCGGCTCGGCGGCTCCCGGGCCGAGCGACCGTGACCAGCCAGGAGCTTCCAGGTGCCCCGAGCCGCCCCCTCGGCCCCCAGCCTGACCCCCATTGCTCCCGCTCCGTCGACCGCCGAGCGCAAAGTGAGGGCCCGGCGAGGTAGGGGTCCcagcgcccccgcccccaccactgCGCACCTGGCCGCAGCGGCTCGGTGACCGTGAGCACCAGCAGGAAGAGCAGCAGGAAGGCACCGCTGTCTGCCTTGGGCACCATTTATCCTCCGTTCATCGTCCCCGGGGCGGCCGCGCGACCCCGCGGGGAGGCCGGGCCAGGCCGGGCCGAGGGTCGGGCCGGGCTGGGGCCAGGCCAGGCGAGGACGCTGCGGGAGTAGGATCCAGGGGCCGTGAACAGGCGCGCGCTCCGACTTTGGCCCCGCGCAAGATGGCGGCCGTCTTGCTCGGTCCGCACCGCACCGCCcccgcccgcgccgcccgcgccGGCCAATGAGCGCCGAGAGGGGGTGGGGCCTGCGTGTTCCCCATGCGCAGTGGCCGGAAGGGGCGGGGCCCAAGGGCGGGGCGGTGGCTGAGGGGTGGGCCCTTCGGGGGCGGAACTACGAGGAGTCAAAGGTGCCATTGgctgagcagagaggaaaggcTCGTGGGCGGAGCCTCAGCGACGGGGCCGAGATGACAGACACGGAAGGGGCGGGGCGTGGAGGGGCCGGGGCGGTCCTGGGGCGGGGCCTGAATGGAGGGGTGGGGCCTGAATGGAGGGGTGGGGCCTGAATGGAGGGGTGGGGCGCACGGGAGCCggtgggcggggtggggatgggcaCCGGGTGAAGAGGGCCCTGGGAGACCTAGCGTCTTAACATCTCGTGCACCTGCAGCCCCAGGTCCGGTCAGTGGCCCAAGAGTGCGCCCCAAAGTCGTCTTTTAAAGGCCGAACCGCTGCGGAGAGGGATGAGGAAAACTGGAGGGACCCGGCCTAACCCTGAGGAGGTTCCGGAGGTGGTTCCACCTCGTGAGGAACACGCAGGTGTGGCTTCACGGGCACATACAACTGAAACGTTTCAAACGGATGAGGGAGTAGCCTCAAGGAGGGTCACACAAGGAGAGCTgacagggaagcccagatcctAGAGACGGAGCAAAGCCCCCTGTGGAGGAACGCCGCTGCCCGCACAGCGGGGACAGGAGGACGCAGCACAGCTGCCGCCACAGCAGGCCCGTCTGCACGGAGGGAAGCCGCCAGGGACAGCGCTCCGAGCGCTGGCCGCGCACCTGTCACCATGGGAGGGTACACAGTAGGTGGGGTGTCCCTGACGAGAGAGGAGCAAGTCCTCCAAAGAAAGGACCACCAGCTGCGCACACAAGTGCTTGCCCAGGGTGTCagggtggggaagagggtggggaagagggtgCGGAaaagggtggggatgggagcaGAGAAAAGGGGGAGGGCCAAGGCTGGTGggcacccagcccagccctgcccacctccagcccacCAAATCACTCTCCAGGAGCAGTCACCCCAAGCCCCTTCAGGGCATGGTCCTCCCGAGCATCCCAGGATTCCAGCCTGTGACATTCAGGGTCATCTGAGAGAGGCACCCACTCCCTCTGGACGGATATGGCCAAAGTCAACCCCAAGGCTAGGCCAGACCTGCCCACTCCTGTCCCCTCAGGGCGTGGCACACAACAGGGGCCCACAGCAGAGGGGCCCCACTGCTGGTGGAAACGGCGATCCCTGTCCAATGCTGCCCTGTTAGCACATCCTCAGGGAGCATTCCCGGGAGAAGCTGCTGCACTGAGAGGAGTCCAGGCCCACCTTCTGCCCCCAGTCCCAGATCTGCCCTGGGAGCCCAGCCAGGGCTATGGATGGTCAGACCCCCAGGAGGGAACTCACAGCCAAGAGCAGAAACCCTTGCCGGTTGTACCCCACAGAGCCGGCCAGCAAAGGTTCGGATGAGGAGAGCAGCACAGGAAAGTGAAAAGTCCAGCAGACCACACAGCAAGCGGGCAGAGCCCCAGCTTCCTAAACTGCATTGACCACTGGGCCAGGATCCTTGCCCCTCCTGACCCACCTCCCCCTTCTCGGCCTTGCTGTGCAGCCAGCAGGCTGCCTGCGTGGACATTATCAAGGGCTTTTagggctgcagggagggagaagaggtcaGGGAcgtttcccccccaccccgtgggGTCCTGTGGCCTCCACCTGAGATCACTGCTTCTGTCAAGTCGGCCCTCCCTGTACTCCTCTTCCCAGGTCCCAGCGACCACCCTTCTTCCAGCGGTCCGTTACTACTCAGGGTTCTCTACACTCTGCTCCATGTTGGTAAATCATCCCCTTATTAAACCCTCCTCAGACAGTCCTAACTTGAGTGTCTCTCCTGTTTCCTGCTGAGACCCAGAGTGATGGGACTGCCTGCCCTGGATTTCCAGGGGTACCCCGGGTTGCAGAAATAAACCCGCCGCTCCACCAGCAGGCCTGGCTCTGGTTTGGAGGCTTGGGCTGACCGATGCATTCCCCACATCCCCCTCCTACCTTGGGTCCCAGCCGAGGATGAGGCCATGCTCCGCTGGCCTTCTGTCTGCTGCAGCCCACTGGCCGGCCTTCCAGGGTTCCGAGTCTTAGTGGTTCAGGCCAGAGCCTCATTCCCCAGGGCAGTCCTCCTTTATGACTTCACCCACTGAAGTCACCAGGGAGACAATGCCGAATGTTCCACCCCAGAGTCTTGGCCTCTAGGAGGCAGGCCAGAGGACTCTCTGTCCACAGTGTAAATGAGGACGCCGCTGGCCCATGTCCTGCAGGGATGTAGAGGGCAGCCTCAGGGGCACTGGGTGCTCCCAGCACCATGGATGATGCTGCCGTCCTCAAGCGACGAGGCTACATCATGGGAATCAATTTGGGAGAGGGCTCGTATGCTAAAGTCAAATCTGCTTACTCTGAGCGCCTGAAGTTCAACGTGGCGGTCAAGATCATCGACCGCAAGAAAGCCCCCACAGACTTCCTGGAGAAGTTCCTTCCCCGGGAAATTGAGATTCTGGCCATGCTAAACCACCGCTCCATCATCAAGACCTACGAGATCTTTGAGACCTCCGACGGCAAGGTCTACATCGTCATGGAGCTCGGGGTCCAGGGCGACCTCCTTGAGTTCATCAAGACCCGGGGGTCCCTGCAGGAAGACGATGCGCGCAAGAAGTTCCACCAGCTGTCCTCAGCCATCAAGTACTGCCACGACCTGGATGTTGTCCACCGAGACCTCAAGTGTGAGAACCTTCTCCTCGACAAAGATTTCAACATCAAGCTGTCTGACTTTGGCTTCTCCAAGCGCTGCCTGCGGGATGACAGCGGCCGGCTGACAATGAGCAAGACCTTCTGTGGGTCGGCGGCGTACGCGGCCCCTGAGGTGCTTCAGGGCATCCCCTACCAGCCCAAGGTGTATGACATCTGGAGCCTAGGCGTGATTCTCTACATCATGGTCTGCGGCTCCATGCCGTATGACGACTCCAACATCAAGAAGATGCTGCGCATCCAGAAGGAGCATCGCGTCAACTTCCCGCGCTCTAAGCACCTGACGGGCGAGTGCAAGGACCTCATCTACCGCATGCTGCAGCCGGACGTCAACCGGCGGCTGCACATAGATGAGATCCTCAGCCACTGCTGGGTGCAGCCCAAGGCCTGGGGCCTGTCCTCTGCAGCCATCAACAAGGAGGGGGAGAGCTCTCGGGCCACCGAGCACCCGTGGACTCCTGAGCCCAGCTCCGACAAGAAGTCTGCCACCAAGCTGGAGACCCGGGAAGAGGCCCGGCCCAAGGCCTGGGCGGAGACAAGACCTGAGGAGGAGGCACTGGCAGTGCAGGTGTTGAAGCAGTCAGAGGCCATGGGCCTCACCAGCAAGCAGCCCAGCAAGGAGATCAAGGAAGGGGCCCCCCCGCAGCCTTCAGAGACACACACCTAGTCAGCTCTCGCGGCCCAGGGGGCCGGCAGAAAATGAGTTAGAGTTCATGGCCTCAAGCCTGAGCTCCAAAGAAGCCAAGGGACAAGCCGAGAAGGAAGACAGTCCCAGATGAGCCGCTATTTTCGTCAgtttcttccccctccctttgACCTTGGTAACTCATGTGGCTAAAGAAGCAATAAATCACTATATTACTGCAGACCCCGAGGTCGGTGTCTTTGCCCTGCGGGCTTTGGTCGCCCAGGGAGAGGATCCTGCACTCCCCCCGCCCCAACTCTCAGACCGCGCTGCGCTTCACCTCCCGCTTGGGCAAACGCagccctgtgtgcccagccctgacCATGACCTCAGGCCCTGGACCGGAGCAAAGCTGAGTAAGGAAGACATTGCTTCAAGAGGGAGGCCCATGAGTGTGATGCTGGTCTGGAGAGGAGCACGAAGAGCAGGTGGCTGCGGGCAGAGGAGGGCTGGGAGGCGGGGGCCTTCCCCACGGGGCCTGGGTCCTCAACAGCCCCACAAGGCTGCCGGTGGGGAGAACCTGTAGAGGCAGGCAGACCAGCCTCCCTCGAGCCCCTCCCCGTGGGCAGCTCTTTCTGCTCTGGCTCCAGGGTCCCCCATGTCCTGCCAGCACCCAGTTCCCGACAGCGCCCTGAGTCATGCCGCCTCATGGGCATCCCCTGGCAGCAGGGGCCCTGCTACATGGCCAGCCCCTCTCCAGCCTGCATGTCCCGCAGTCACTGTGTGGTCTGAACACATCTTGTTCCCCTCTGGTCCCAGTCTCTCCCAGGGGTGACGCTCCTGCCAAAGCAGATAAGTGGACACTGGCGAGCAGGAGGGCACAGGCGTCCTTCGCACACGTGCCTGGCCTGCGGCCATGGTATCTGCAGAGGGAGCAGGCCCGCGTGCGCATCGCCGGCTGCTGGGCACTGCGGGGCCCGCCGTGCCGGTTCTCACGCTGTCCTCACCCTGGTTATGCCGCGGCTGCTTTCTCCTCCTGATCTGCACGTGCGCCTGACAACCTTGCATGAACCTGTGGGTTTAACACATAAAGAGAACAAGAGCCTTCAGGCTCGCCTCTCCTTCCGCCCCTGCTGGTGTCTTGGGAGACGTGAGGTCCAGTGAGTGCCCCAGACGTGGCCTCTGCCTGACTCCTCCGTCTCCCCACAGCCACCTCCACACATCCTGTGTCCCCAGAGCTGCGCATCCCCATGTGTCAAGGCTCAGCCACCACCTAGGCCCCTGTCCTTGTTCTCCCATCGCCGCCCATGGTGGCCAGAGCCCTCCTTCTGCACCCAGTCTGGCTCCCACTGCCTGCGGGAAGGATCCCCACACCTAGCCCTTGAGGTCCTCCCAGGTCTGGCCTCCTCTTGgcctcccagccccctgccaCGTGCCATAGCCCTGCTTGTGGACGcagccctgcagccctgcccatcTCTCCAGGTTTGGCCAAGGGGCCACGGCCTCCACACACAAAGCCTTCTGGGGGCCTCTGCCAGGGCAGGCCTACGAGTGCCCAGGGCCCAGGACAGAACCGCTGCAGAGTAGTCCTGGAGGACCCGGgagcccagagtcacacagctcgCCTAGCAGTAGAGTGGAATTCCAGAGCCCATGGGGCCAGCAGGGGTGGGGACGTCCCAGGAGGCTTGTGAACCTCCTCCGTCATCAGTGAGGTCATTGGGGCAGAGGGCAGCGTGATGCAAGGGGGCCTGGGAGCGACTCATTGCAGCCCAGCCCGGAGGCAAGCCTGGGCAGGAGGGACCTCAGGAAggtgcacctactgtgtgctttACAGGTGGGGAGATGGCTCAGAGAGGGTGGGGCAACTGCCAGAAATCACACAGTGCGGAGCAGAGGCCCAGG
This genomic window contains:
- the TSSK1B gene encoding testis-specific serine/threonine-protein kinase 1; amino-acid sequence: MDDAAVLKRRGYIMGINLGEGSYAKVKSAYSERLKFNVAVKIIDRKKAPTDFLEKFLPREIEILAMLNHRSIIKTYEIFETSDGKVYIVMELGVQGDLLEFIKTRGSLQEDDARKKFHQLSSAIKYCHDLDVVHRDLKCENLLLDKDFNIKLSDFGFSKRCLRDDSGRLTMSKTFCGSAAYAAPEVLQGIPYQPKVYDIWSLGVILYIMVCGSMPYDDSNIKKMLRIQKEHRVNFPRSKHLTGECKDLIYRMLQPDVNRRLHIDEILSHCWVQPKAWGLSSAAINKEGESSRATEHPWTPEPSSDKKSATKLETREEARPKAWAETRPEEEALAVQVLKQSEAMGLTSKQPSKEIKEGAPPQPSETHT